The nucleotide window GTCGAGGGTCGGCAGCGGTGTACCCAAATAATCCTGCCAGTACCTGGCGCTGTTGGCGCAGGCTGCGCTGCGCAGGTATTCGCCGCGTTGCCAGGCGGCGTAGTCGGCGTACTGGATCGCCGGTCGCGGCAACGGATTGTCCTGGGCAAAGGCGCAGGTCAGGTCGTGCATGAGGATCGCATTGGACCAGGCGTCGGAGACGATGTGGTGCATGTCCAGCAGCAACAGTTGGTCATCGGCGCCGACCTTGAGCAGAGTGGCGCGCATCAGCGGTGCCTGGCGCAGATCGAACGGCGTGTTGGCCTGGGTCTCGATGCGCTGGGCGATTTCACGGGCGCGGGGCTGTTCGGCCAGGTGGGTCAGGTCGTGCTGGTCGAGGACCAGCCGCGCCTGTGCGTCGACCACTTGCATCGCCACGCCGTCAATTTCGCGGAACGCCGTGCGCAGGATGTCGTGACGGGCCAGCAGTTGATTCAGCGCACGCTCCAGGCGCTGCGGCGGCAACGCGCCGCTGATGCGAATCACCCGGGGCAGGTTGTAGGCGGCGCTGTCCGGGGCTACTTGTTGCAAAAACCACAGGCGTTGCTGGGCAAAGGACATCGGCGCCGGGCGTTGGCCTGGGCGGGCGCTGATGCCCTGGGGTTGATCGGCGGTTTCTGCCAGCAGCAGCGCCAGTACATCGTCATCGATCAGCTCGTTCATCATGCGCTTGCCGCCACCGCTTGCTGTTGTGCCACGACCCGGCCGCCTTCCATGCGCACCAGTTGATCGGCAATGTCGAAATAACGGTCGTCGTGGGAAATCACGATGATGGTCTTGCCCAGGTATTTGAGTTCGGGCAGCAGCTCGGTGTAGAAAATCCGCCGGAACGTCGGGTCCTGGTCGGCCGCCCATTCGTCGAACACCAGCACCGGGCGTTCCTCCAGCCAGGCATTGAGCAGGGCCAGGCGCTTGCGCTGGCCGGTGGACAGGTCGGTGGTGCTGAAGGCGCCATCCTGGATGCTGACCTTGTGGGCGATTTCCAGGCGTTCCAGGTAGCGATTGGCGTCTTCCGGCACCTGCTGGTCGCCCTGCACCAGTTCATCGAACAGGTAGTAGTCGGCGAAAATGGTGGTGAACAGCTGGCGGTAGTCGTCGCGGCCCTCGGCGCCGACCACCTGGCCATCGACCAGCACTTCACCGCGTTGCGGCGCGTACAGGCCCAGCAGCAGTTTGATCAGGGTGGTCTTGCCGCCGCCGTTTTCGCCGACGATGAACACGATTTCGCCCTGGTTGATCGTCAGGTTGACCGGGCCCAGTTCGAACGCGGCGCTGCCTTTGACGGCGGGGAAGGCGTAGTGCACGTCGCGCATTTGCAGGTGCTGCACGCTGGCTTTCTTTTCGGCGACGCTTTCGCGCAGCAGCAGGTGCGGTTCCGGCGAGGAGAATTGCTCGGCCAGTTCGGCGATGCGCTTGAAGGCGATGTTGGCGCGGCTGATCACCGGCAGGGTGGTCACCAGGTATTCCAGCGGGCCCTTCATGTACAGCAGCACCAGCACGAAGCCGCTGAGCACGGCTTTATCGGTGCCCAGCCAGAACGCTTGCAGGGCCAGCGCCAGGCCGATCACCACGAAGAACAGCATCGAGCCGAAGGTCTTGGCCACCACGAAGGTGTTGATCGAGCGGATGTGCGTGTTGCAGATGTAGTCGGCGGTGCCTTCGATGCGCTGGCTGAACATGCGCTGGCGGCGCGGGCGATGGATACGCAGTTCCTTGGCACCGGCGGCGATGGCGCTGTAGTGCTTTTGCAGCTCGTCCTCGGCTTCACGGGCAGCCTCGAAGCCGCGAATGCCCTTGGCCCGCGCCACGTACTGCACCACCGTGCCGATGACGATGGCGACCAGCAGCAGGGCGAACATCGGCAGCGACAGGTAGGCCAGGTAACCCAGGCAGCCGAGGGTCACGGTGAAGGCGATGGCCAGCGGGGCGAAGGAAAAGGCGAAGTCGCTGACGGTGTCGACGTCGTGGGTCAGCACCGGGATGAGGCGGTGGCTGCGAAAACGCTCGATCTGCTCGATGGGCGCCAGCAGCACCTTTTCCCCCAGGGATTTGCGCAGGCCGGCGATGATGTGCTGGCCGACATGGTTGGTGCCGATGTCCGACAGGATCGAGGTCGACAGCGCGGCGATGCACAGGCCGACGAAGGTCGCCAGCACTTGGGGTGAAGGAATGCCGTCGCCATTCAGGGCATCGTTGATGGTCGCCAGCAGCGCCGTGATGGACAGGCCGCCGAGCATGCCAAGGAGGATGGACAACACCACGACGACCCGGTAAGGCCTGAGCAGGCCGAGGACTTCACTGATGGCTCCGCGGGGTTTTGAGGTCATGGGCGTTTCCACTTCAAGGGCCGGCAAGGGCAGAGGTTCAAAGAGTTGGGCTGGTTAAAAGACGAAACCCGCGGGCGACGATTTAGCCGCGCACGGGTTTGTGGGTGGGTTTGGCGATGGGATGTCAGCCTGAACACAAAACCTGTGGGAGCGAGCCTGCTCGCGATGAGGCCGGCACATCCAGCATCAATGGTGCCTGACACACCGCCATCGCGAGCAGGCTCGCTCCCACAATGGATTCAGGTCGTTCACAACATCTGCGTTAACCACAAAACTCTGTAGGAGCGAGCTTGCTCGCGATGAGGCCGGCACATCCAGCATCAATGGTGCCTGACACACCGCCATCGCGAGCAAGCCCGCTCCCACAGTTGATCTGGGTTGTTCACAAAATTTGTGTTCACCTCAAAACCCTGTGGGAGCGAGCCAGCTCGCGATGAGGCCGGTACATCCAACATCAATGGTGTCTGACACACCGCCATCGCGAGCAGGCTCGCTCCCACAGTTGATCTGGGGGGGCACAAAATTTGTGTTCACCTCAAAACCCTGTGGGAGCGGGCTTGCTCGCGATGAGGCCGGGACATCCAGCATCAGTGGTGACTGACACACCGCTATCGCGAGCAAGCCCGCTCCCACAGTTGATCTGGGTTGTTCACAAAATTTGTGTTCACCTCAAAACCCTGTGGGAGCGAGCCAGCTCGCGATGAGGCCGGTACATCCAACATCAATGGTGACTGACACACCGCCATCGCGAGCAAGCCCGCTCCCACAGTTGATCTGGGGGCACAAAATTTGTGTTCACCTCAAAACCCTGTAGGAGCGAGCTTGCTCGCGATGAGGCCGGCACATCCAACATCAATGGTGTCTGACACACCGCCATCGCGAGCAGGCTCGCTCCCACAGTTGATCTGGGGGGGGGCACAAAATTTGTGTTCACCTCAAAACCCTGTGGGAGCGAGCCTGCTCGCGATGAGGCCGGCACATCCAACATCAATGGTGACTGACACACCGCCATCGCGAGCAGGCTCGCTCCCACAATGGATTCAGGTGTTTCACAACATCTGCGTTAACCACAAAACCTGTGGGAGCGAGCTTGCTCGCGATGAGGCCGGTACATCGAACATCAATGGTGACTGACACACCGCCATCGCGAGCAAGCCCGCTCCCACAGTTGATCTGGGTGGTTCAAAAAATTTGTGTGCACCACAAAACCCTGTGGGAGCGGGCTTGCTCGCGATGAGGCCGGCACATTCAACATCAATGGCGCCTGACACACCGCCATCGCGAGCAAGCCCGCTCCCACAGTTGATCTGGGTTGCTCACAAAGTTCGTGTGCATCTCAAAACCCTGTAGGAGCGAGCTTGCTCGCGATGGGGCCGGCACAATCAGCATCAATGGTGCCTGACACACCGCCATCGCGAGCAAGCCCGCTCCCACAGTTGATCTGTGTTCACGCGGCGACCGGATTACAAATCCCGCGCCACCCGAAAGCCCAGCCAATCCCCGCGGGCATCGCCGTAGGCGGCGTTGCGGTTGCCCGAGCGGGAGAACACTGGCGCTTCGCCCCAGTCGTTGCCGCGCAGACGCTGGACCTTGCAGTCTTCGGTCACCCAGGCGCTGCCGTCGCTCGGGGCGCCGACGTAGTTTTCCGTGTAGCAGTCGGCGGTCCATTCGTAGACGTTGCCGTGCATGTCATACACGCCGAAGGCGTTGGCCGGGAAGCGGCCGGCGGGGGAGGTGAAGTTGTAGCCGTCGGCGGCGCCGTAGGTGTTGGCGTGCTTGGCGATGCTGTATTCCTTGCCTTCATCGAACGGGAAGGGGAACGGCCCGGTGCTGCCGGCGCGGGCGGCGTATTCGCGCAGGGATTCGCTGACCAGGTGGTAGGACTTGCCGGATTTTTTCGACAGCCAGGCCACATACGCCCGGGCTTCCTCGAGGTCCATGCACACCGCCGGGTGGCGCGCGGTGTATTCGTAGCGCGGGATGCCCGCCTTACACTCGCGACCGGGGCGGTCGTCGCCGTCGGGCATGACGTAACCGGTATCGCGCAGGTAGGCCTGCCATTCGCCGGCCAGCACCTGGAAGCGGCTGATCGCCACCGGCCGGGCAAAGGTCACCGGGTGTTGCGGGCTTTCGTCGGGCTCATGGCCCACTTCATCCTCCGGCGTACCCATGCTGAAGGTGCCGGCAGGCAGCACCACCATTTCCGGGCAATCCTTGCAGTCCTTGAACACCTTGCCCGGCGCAATCGCGCCCGCCTGGGCACTGGCCGGCAGCACCGCGCCGATGGCCAGCGCCAGCAGCGCCCCCATGGAAAAACCTGACAACGCACGGTTCATCGTTTCCCTCGTCAACAAGTGGATAAGTCAGAGCTGTCTGGCCAGCAACAGCATGAAGCGATCGATCTCGCCCTCGTTGTTGAGCAAACCCGGCGCAGTGCGAATCACCGGGCCCACATCGCGCTCCACGGCATCGGCCACCACACGGTTCTGCATCAGGTAGGCCGCGACCTCGTCGCTGTCCTTGCCCTTGATTCGGAAGAAGGTGAAGCCTGAGGAAAACTCCGGGCTGCGCGGTGTCACCAGTTCGATCTGCGGATGCTTGGCCAACTGCTGCTTCAAGTAGCTGTTGAGCGCATGGATGCGCCCCTGCACCTCGGCCTTGCCCAGTTGCAAATGCAGCTTGAATGCTTCGTTGAGCGCCCAGCGGTGCTCGAACGAGTGGTAACCGCCGGGCGTCATGGTAGTGGAGAAGTGCTCGGCCTCGGAGAAGGTCGGGATGATCGGCGTGACGTACTTGACCTCACTACTGCGGCTGCAAACGATGCCGGTGCCGCGCGGGCCGAACAGCCATTTATGGGTGCCGGCGATGAAGAAGTCGCAGTTCATGGTCGGGAAGTCCAGGTCCTCCACGCCAAAACCGTGCACGCCGTCCACCACATAGACGATGCGGTCCTGTTCGCTGCGGTTACGGTTGTGCTTGTCCACCAGCGCGCCGATGTCGTCAATCGGCAGTTTCACGCCGCTGCCCGAATGCACCCAGGTCATGCCCAGCACACGGGTGTGCGGCGCGATGGCACGGTCGATGTTGTCGAGGATTTCCTGGCGCGACAGGGTTTGCGGGTCCTTGAACAGTTCGATCTTGCGCACGCGGGTGCCGTCGCGCTCCTTGCGCAGATCCAGAATGGTGTGGGTGGCGTAATGCTCGTGGGCTGTGGTGAGGATTTCCTGGTCGGCGCGT belongs to Pseudomonas sp. MYb118 and includes:
- a CDS encoding cyclic peptide export ABC transporter — protein: MTSKPRGAISEVLGLLRPYRVVVVLSILLGMLGGLSITALLATINDALNGDGIPSPQVLATFVGLCIAALSTSILSDIGTNHVGQHIIAGLRKSLGEKVLLAPIEQIERFRSHRLIPVLTHDVDTVSDFAFSFAPLAIAFTVTLGCLGYLAYLSLPMFALLLVAIVIGTVVQYVARAKGIRGFEAAREAEDELQKHYSAIAAGAKELRIHRPRRQRMFSQRIEGTADYICNTHIRSINTFVVAKTFGSMLFFVVIGLALALQAFWLGTDKAVLSGFVLVLLYMKGPLEYLVTTLPVISRANIAFKRIAELAEQFSSPEPHLLLRESVAEKKASVQHLQMRDVHYAFPAVKGSAAFELGPVNLTINQGEIVFIVGENGGGKTTLIKLLLGLYAPQRGEVLVDGQVVGAEGRDDYRQLFTTIFADYYLFDELVQGDQQVPEDANRYLERLEIAHKVSIQDGAFSTTDLSTGQRKRLALLNAWLEERPVLVFDEWAADQDPTFRRIFYTELLPELKYLGKTIIVISHDDRYFDIADQLVRMEGGRVVAQQQAVAASA
- a CDS encoding formylglycine-generating enzyme family protein encodes the protein MNRALSGFSMGALLALAIGAVLPASAQAGAIAPGKVFKDCKDCPEMVVLPAGTFSMGTPEDEVGHEPDESPQHPVTFARPVAISRFQVLAGEWQAYLRDTGYVMPDGDDRPGRECKAGIPRYEYTARHPAVCMDLEEARAYVAWLSKKSGKSYHLVSESLREYAARAGSTGPFPFPFDEGKEYSIAKHANTYGAADGYNFTSPAGRFPANAFGVYDMHGNVYEWTADCYTENYVGAPSDGSAWVTEDCKVQRLRGNDWGEAPVFSRSGNRNAAYGDARGDWLGFRVARDL
- a CDS encoding aminotransferase class V-fold PLP-dependent enzyme, coding for MTDRRTFLKQAGLLAAALPLSAGLPGVASAAPLAPPLPRDKWAQLRQLFDQDPDYLHFSNFLVTSHPKPVRDAIAMHRAALDKNPGLAMDWDRGVTEQREEEVRVWAGRYLNADAKQIALTGSTTQGLAMIYGGVQVRADQEILTTAHEHYATHTILDLRKERDGTRVRKIELFKDPQTLSRQEILDNIDRAIAPHTRVLGMTWVHSGSGVKLPIDDIGALVDKHNRNRSEQDRIVYVVDGVHGFGVEDLDFPTMNCDFFIAGTHKWLFGPRGTGIVCSRSSEVKYVTPIIPTFSEAEHFSTTMTPGGYHSFEHRWALNEAFKLHLQLGKAEVQGRIHALNSYLKQQLAKHPQIELVTPRSPEFSSGFTFFRIKGKDSDEVAAYLMQNRVVADAVERDVGPVIRTAPGLLNNEGEIDRFMLLLARQL